One window of Candidatus Nanosynbacter sp. HMT-352 genomic DNA carries:
- a CDS encoding glycosyltransferase family 2 protein yields the protein MKRVCVIIPAYNEEAVIESVIKKAKKVFSKVEKDYLIDIVLVNDGSKDDTLEQAKKGGAIVIDHILNSGAGGATLTGLAYARQNNYDIAATMDADGQHDPEDVLAGIKKISTSNTDLLIGSRLINSEGMSRTKVLGNKGLSFITYVLFGINVTDSQSGLRVYSRKAIDSLDWKSTGYEFCSEMIWRAKQASMVISEYPIKAIYTDYSRAKGQNNWNAINIIKRLFKQRLTELFE from the coding sequence ATGAAGAGGGTTTGTGTTATTATTCCAGCTTACAACGAGGAGGCTGTTATTGAGAGTGTGATTAAAAAAGCCAAAAAGGTTTTTTCAAAAGTCGAAAAAGACTATTTGATCGACATAGTACTCGTCAACGATGGGTCCAAAGATGACACTCTTGAGCAGGCTAAAAAAGGCGGCGCAATAGTTATTGATCATATATTGAATTCCGGAGCTGGAGGTGCCACATTAACTGGCCTCGCCTACGCTCGACAAAATAATTATGACATTGCCGCCACTATGGATGCCGACGGTCAACATGACCCAGAAGATGTTTTAGCTGGAATTAAAAAAATCTCCACTTCTAATACAGACCTATTGATTGGTAGTCGACTCATCAATAGCGAGGGCATGTCCAGGACTAAAGTCCTAGGAAACAAAGGCCTCAGCTTCATCACCTACGTACTGTTCGGTATCAACGTTACCGATTCACAATCTGGTCTGCGAGTTTACTCACGAAAGGCCATTGATAGCCTTGACTGGAAATCAACTGGTTATGAGTTTTGCTCAGAGATGATTTGGCGAGCTAAACAGGCAAGCATGGTTATTTCTGAATACCCGATTAAAGCAATTTACACCGACTATTCCCGAGCCAAAGGTCAAAACAACTGGAACGCCATCAATATTATCAAACGACTATTTAAGCAACGCTTAACGGAGTTATTTGAATGA